The DNA segment GCTTCCAGGCTCGCCGCAACTTCGGGATGTGCATCCGAAAGGGCTTGCAGGTGATACGGATCGGCAAAGATGATTCCGGTGATCCCGGTTTCTCCTGCCAAATGAGAGAGCGCCTCGGCAGTGGATCGGAGAGCGTGGGGAGAAAAATATGTGTCAGGAGCGTGGAGCCTGGTGTTCATCAATGCGTATCGGGGAGTACCCTCCAGGGCCTTCAATCCGGCGATCACATCTTTGAGACCATGATGCTCAAGGCGTTGGCGAGCATCGACTATGGTTGGATCATACAGGCTGAAATGGACTGACGCCAGTGAGCCTCGGCATTCAGTCAGAAAAGAGATGTACTCCGGGTCAGGGGTAAGCGGCACATCCAGCGGCAGCATGCTTATTCTCCCTTGGCAAACCGAGCAACCGGGCTGATCCATTCCGGTCGGGGTTGGTAGAACAGGCCGTGTCCTTTGGTACTCTTGATTCGTTTTTCACTGAAAACAAGATCTCTGGTTTTGGACTGGGCAAAAGCCTGCACGCATGATCCGGCTTCAAGGTCACTGCCGGTATAGAGAGAAAGGATACGGCCTCTGAGTCGCGCTCCGCGTTTTCTTTTGAGGAATTGATCATACGCATAGGATTTGCGCCCTTTGCCGCATCCGGCCAGAATGACGTATCGTGCGCTGGGATTGGCTAGTGACGAAGCCGTGAGCAAGGCCATGTAGCCTCCCTTGGAAAATCCGACGACGGTGATGTTTCCGGCCGGGACTCCGGCAGCCATCAGGGTCCGTATCTGCGAAGTTATCCTGGCTGCATATCGGTTGGGGTTGGTCTTGGGACGCACCTCTTCAATGACAGTGAACCCTCTGTCCTCGAAATGTTTGATGATCGAATCGTAGAGATAGATGCCGTAGCGTTGGCTAACCGCATTCTTCCCTTGCTCCTCCATTATGGCCCCATGCAGGTAGAAGATGTATTTGTTCTGGGGAGCGGACTGGGCAAGGGCTTCTTCAAAGGGGATGGCATGTGCGGGAAGAGGTGTCAGAGCTGTCAGGACTATGATCAGGGCCGCGATCATTAAACGATTCATTCCACTCTCCGGGGTTGGTTCGTGTCCATGCTATCCCGTAGAACAGTGACAGTAAAGCGGGGACCGGGTGATGACCCGATCCCCGCTCTTTGTATGACATTTAGAAGCGCTCATACTCATCTTCATGAGGGATGTTCGTTCCTCCGGGAAGAGATGGAGCGGCATTGCGATTACTGACAACCGTTGTCCGGTGGATGTTTTCGCCTTGTCCGAAACCGTTGTCGCTGACTTTGAAAAAGGTCATGGCGTGGGCCAAACGCTGGGCCAGGCTGGCAAGTTCTTCGGAGGTGGCGGACATCTCTTCCGCCGCAGAGGTGTTTCCCTGGATGACCTGATCCAGATGGTCAATGGCGGTACTGATTTCAGTCACTCCCTTGTCCTGTTCCTGACAACTTGAGGCTATTTCCTGAACCAATTCCGCGGTTTTGCCGATTTGCGGCACCAGTTCCCTGAGTTTTCGGACTGCCGTGTCAGCCACATCCATGGAAGCATCAGACAGAGTTCCGATTTCTTCTGCGGCCTGGCCGCTTCTTTCGGCCAATTGTCGAACTTCGGCAGCGACAACGGCGAATCCCTTGCCATGTTCCCCGGCTCGTGCCGCTTCAATGGCTGCATTGAGCGCTAGCAGATTAGTCTGGCGCGCTATCTCTTGAATGATGGTGATTCGTTCCGCAATACTCCGAAGGGCATCCATGGCTTCCTGAACGGATTCGCCGCTCTCCCGCGCTCCCAGAGCAGCCTGGCTGGCGATGGATTCTGTTTCCATGGCGTTGTCGGCGTTACTTTTCACCCCGGCGCTCATCTCATCCATAGCTGCGGAAACCTGCTCTATGGAGGCAGATTGTTCTACTGCCGCCTGAGCCAGACTTTGCGCCGTGGCAGATAACTCTTCGCTGCCCGAGGCGACATTGTCAGTGGAGGCATTGACTTCCTTGACCACGGAATTGAGTTGCCCGGCCATATTGGTCAGCGAGGTTGCCAATTGGCCGACTTCATCCTTTTGAGTGAGATCAATGGTGGCGCGGAGGTCGCCGGTGGCCACGGTTGTGGCGAAGTCCATGCCCTTACGCAAGGGACCAATGATCCCTCGGCTGATAATCCATGCCAGCAACAGTCCGAGGCAGACCGCGAAGACACTGAAGAGCACAACGCCGATCAGCGTATTATCCGCTTCGGCCAGCATGGTCTCGTCGGTCATGACATTGTCGGAAATGATCTGCATGCACTGATTGAGAATGTTCTGGATGGAGATCAGTGCCGGTTCGGTGACGGTGGTGTAGATATGCTTGGCCTTGTCGTAACCTTCCTGCCGATGATCATTGAGGGTGAGGAGGGCGTCTATTTCTTCCAGGGTTTTTTGGGCCATGGGGGCCGTGACCTGATGAAAAACGTGTTGCGCCCCGGTAAAATCACCCTTGGCGAGAAGGGCGTTTATCTCCCGTGCGGACTGATGCAGGGCCTTGTGAGGCTCATAAATGGTTTCTACCAAAGCGCCAAATTCCGGATCATCGAGCATCCGTTGTCTGG comes from the Pseudodesulfovibrio piezophilus C1TLV30 genome and includes:
- a CDS encoding methyl-accepting chemotaxis protein; translation: MSWKDCRLCAKFGIGFGTILLLLVALGSWSIYGINGIVNNSTEVIAGNSLRGNFTQKVLDHLKWAEKVNELLTDSNLHTLDVETDPSQCAFGKWYYSEARTKAEQLVPQIKPLLAKIEKYHNALHASAADIGKAYAPADVELGVFLRNKKLDHLSWMGRIKDALIDRLKSGAEVQTDSHQCSLGKWLYSNETRQRMLDDPEFGALVETIYEPHKALHQSAREINALLAKGDFTGAQHVFHQVTAPMAQKTLEEIDALLTLNDHRQEGYDKAKHIYTTVTEPALISIQNILNQCMQIISDNVMTDETMLAEADNTLIGVVLFSVFAVCLGLLLAWIISRGIIGPLRKGMDFATTVATGDLRATIDLTQKDEVGQLATSLTNMAGQLNSVVKEVNASTDNVASGSEELSATAQSLAQAAVEQSASIEQVSAAMDEMSAGVKSNADNAMETESIASQAALGARESGESVQEAMDALRSIAERITIIQEIARQTNLLALNAAIEAARAGEHGKGFAVVAAEVRQLAERSGQAAEEIGTLSDASMDVADTAVRKLRELVPQIGKTAELVQEIASSCQEQDKGVTEISTAIDHLDQVIQGNTSAAEEMSATSEELASLAQRLAHAMTFFKVSDNGFGQGENIHRTTVVSNRNAAPSLPGGTNIPHEDEYERF